In a single window of the Paenibacillus sp. MMS20-IR301 genome:
- a CDS encoding IS110 family transposase — MSIAKKYIGLDVSKAKIAVAIADEGRGEPRFWGIIEHTKERILKLLHQLQGSGESRVELEVCYEAGPTGYMLHRWLLEAGIACTVVAPSLIPQRAGDRIKTDKRDALRLAQLFRAGELTGIYIPSPEEEALRDLVRAREDAKEDMNRHKQRMGKFLLRLQLFPPSKVKAWTFAFEEWLDTLRFESSCHRIVFQEYRESIRETAERLRRYEKEIERLSHTHVQAPLIEALQALRGVATLTATTLVSEMVSVTRFASAPSFMSYCGLVPSEHSSGVSRSQGKLTKAGNAHLRRVLVEAAHHYRHSPGVRRKLRERISGLPPEVQRMAFEAQNRLHRKYMTMLGKGKHKSKIVAAIARELAGFVWAIARVLEKGDRNPATDSLIAG, encoded by the coding sequence ATGAGTATCGCCAAAAAGTATATTGGATTAGACGTATCCAAAGCCAAAATTGCTGTAGCCATCGCAGATGAGGGCCGTGGCGAACCCCGCTTTTGGGGGATTATTGAACATACCAAGGAACGCATACTAAAGCTTCTACATCAACTGCAAGGTTCCGGTGAATCCCGAGTGGAACTGGAAGTCTGCTACGAAGCCGGGCCCACCGGGTACATGCTTCACCGTTGGCTCCTCGAAGCCGGCATTGCCTGTACCGTTGTTGCTCCTTCTCTTATCCCTCAGCGCGCTGGGGACCGGATTAAAACCGACAAGCGGGATGCGCTTCGCTTGGCTCAACTCTTTCGGGCTGGCGAACTAACGGGGATCTACATCCCCTCTCCTGAGGAGGAAGCGCTCCGGGATCTCGTTCGAGCCCGCGAGGACGCCAAAGAAGATATGAACCGCCACAAGCAGCGCATGGGCAAGTTCCTGCTGCGTTTGCAGCTCTTCCCTCCAAGCAAGGTCAAGGCCTGGACCTTCGCCTTTGAAGAGTGGCTGGATACCCTCCGCTTCGAGAGTTCCTGCCACCGCATAGTCTTCCAGGAATACCGGGAGAGCATTCGAGAAACGGCAGAACGACTTCGGCGTTACGAAAAAGAGATCGAGCGTCTCTCTCACACCCATGTGCAGGCGCCACTTATTGAAGCCCTTCAGGCGCTGCGAGGAGTGGCCACACTCACCGCTACCACACTGGTGTCGGAGATGGTCAGTGTGACGCGGTTTGCCAGCGCCCCCTCGTTCATGAGCTACTGTGGGTTAGTACCCAGTGAACACTCCAGCGGTGTGAGCCGTAGTCAGGGAAAGCTGACCAAGGCAGGCAATGCACATTTGCGGCGGGTGCTGGTCGAAGCGGCCCACCATTACCGGCACTCACCGGGCGTACGGCGCAAATTGCGGGAGCGAATCAGCGGACTGCCGCCGGAGGTGCAGCGAATGGCCTTTGAGGCACAAAATCGACTTCATCGCAAATACATGACGATGCTGGGAAAAGGGAAGCACAAATCGAAAATCGTAGCCGCCATTGCCCGGGAGCTTGCCGGCTTTGTATGGGCTATTGCCAGAGTTCTGGAGAAGGGCGACCGAAACCCAGCCACGGATTCTCTAATTGCCGGATAA
- a CDS encoding transposase, translated as MGEKRQRYNEEYKKQTVKFIQEQTKSLGDIAQELDIPKSTLHQWMGQYRELKNEPVASMDRVRELEAELQEMRRQLQEKDTQLADTEEELAIVKKAVHIFSKPRN; from the coding sequence ATGGGAGAAAAACGACAACGGTACAACGAAGAATATAAGAAGCAAACGGTGAAGTTCATTCAAGAACAGACGAAGAGCTTAGGGGACATCGCGCAAGAGCTGGACATTCCGAAAAGTACGCTGCACCAGTGGATGGGGCAATACCGGGAGCTAAAGAATGAACCGGTCGCAAGTATGGATCGGGTACGGGAACTCGAAGCCGAGCTCCAAGAGATGCGCCGTCAGCTTCAGGAGAAAGACACTCAACTTGCTGACACGGAGGAAGAACTAGCGATCGTAAAAAAAGCAGTGCACATCTTCAGCAAACCAAGGAACTAA
- a CDS encoding PTS sugar transporter subunit IIB, translating into MKKILLACAGGFSTSMLVERMKDAARAKGIEVVIDAVAESDIADQAPFDIIMLGPQMGHAEGDLAAEYPSIPVTTIEMMAYGMMDGDKVLETAIELMEKGA; encoded by the coding sequence ATGAAAAAAATTCTACTCGCCTGTGCAGGCGGCTTCTCAACAAGTATGCTGGTGGAACGCATGAAGGATGCAGCGCGCGCCAAGGGAATTGAGGTTGTCATCGATGCAGTAGCGGAGAGTGATATTGCTGACCAGGCACCGTTCGACATTATTATGCTGGGGCCGCAGATGGGCCATGCTGAAGGGGATCTGGCTGCCGAATATCCTAGCATTCCGGTAACGACAATTGAGATGATGGCCTACGGAATGATGGATGGGGATAAAGTGCTGGAAACAGCAATTGAACTTATGGAGAAGGGGGCTTAG
- a CDS encoding 6-phospho-beta-glucosidase — translation MPNQFPDNFLWGGAVAANQVEGAYCEDGKGLSTADVVKYVPPGQRIALEHALSMSRAELAAAALDEQEGNYPKRRGIDFYHRYKEDIALFAEMGFKVFRLSISWPRIFPRGDEQEPNEAGLRFYDNVFAELHKYGIEPLVTLSHYEMPVELVTRYNGWESRELIELFLKYADTVFLRYKDKVKYWLTFNEINAAIRFPYLGAGVLTEGKENPKQTAYQALHHQFMASALTVKRAREINPGFQIGCMLARKLIYPYSCHPGDVLKAQAENQLAQFCSDVQVRGYYPSYIKRHLAEHEVSIKMEPGDEAILKENRVDFLSFSYYMSTAVSTDESITERTEGNLSSGLVNPFLRTSDWGWQIDPTGLRIALKEMHDRYQIPLFVVENGLGAADVVEADGTIQDDYRIDYLAHHIGQMAEAIADGVELLGYTSWGCIDLISASTSEMRKRYGYIYVDQDDEGNGSLERTRKKSFYWYKKVIASNGADLAND, via the coding sequence ATGCCTAACCAATTCCCGGACAATTTCCTGTGGGGCGGAGCGGTTGCAGCCAACCAGGTTGAAGGTGCTTACTGCGAGGACGGCAAAGGGCTGTCTACCGCAGATGTGGTCAAATACGTTCCGCCGGGACAGCGCATTGCTCTGGAGCACGCCCTCAGTATGTCCAGAGCGGAGCTTGCGGCCGCTGCCCTGGATGAGCAGGAGGGGAATTACCCCAAGCGCAGAGGCATTGATTTCTATCACCGTTACAAAGAGGATATAGCCTTATTCGCGGAAATGGGCTTTAAAGTGTTCCGGCTGTCGATCTCCTGGCCGCGGATCTTCCCGCGGGGGGATGAGCAGGAGCCTAATGAAGCCGGATTGCGCTTCTATGATAATGTCTTTGCTGAGCTGCATAAATACGGCATTGAGCCGCTGGTGACGCTCTCCCACTACGAGATGCCGGTGGAGCTGGTTACCCGTTACAACGGCTGGGAATCACGCGAGCTGATTGAGCTGTTCCTTAAGTATGCGGACACTGTCTTCCTGCGCTATAAAGACAAAGTGAAGTATTGGCTGACCTTTAATGAAATCAATGCGGCTATCCGCTTTCCTTATTTGGGGGCAGGAGTGCTGACTGAAGGGAAAGAGAATCCGAAGCAGACCGCTTATCAGGCGCTGCATCACCAGTTCATGGCCAGTGCGCTGACGGTCAAGCGGGCAAGGGAGATTAATCCGGGCTTCCAGATCGGCTGCATGCTGGCCCGCAAGCTGATCTATCCGTATTCCTGCCATCCCGGGGATGTGCTGAAGGCGCAGGCTGAGAACCAGCTGGCCCAGTTCTGTTCGGATGTTCAGGTCAGAGGATATTATCCGTCATACATCAAACGGCATCTGGCAGAGCATGAAGTCAGTATTAAGATGGAGCCTGGGGATGAGGCAATTCTGAAGGAGAACCGGGTGGATTTCCTTTCCTTCAGCTACTATATGTCTACAGCGGTCAGTACGGACGAGAGTATCACTGAACGGACCGAGGGCAATCTGTCGTCCGGTCTAGTGAATCCGTTCCTGAGAACCTCCGACTGGGGCTGGCAGATTGATCCGACTGGACTGCGGATTGCGCTTAAGGAGATGCATGACCGTTACCAGATTCCGCTATTCGTGGTGGAGAACGGCCTCGGGGCTGCTGATGTTGTGGAGGCAGACGGCACGATTCAGGATGATTACCGTATCGATTATCTGGCTCATCATATCGGGCAGATGGCTGAAGCGATTGCCGATGGGGTAGAGCTGTTGGGCTACACAAGCTGGGGCTGTATCGATCTGATCTCAGCCTCCACTTCTGAGATGCGTAAACGCTACGGCTACATCTACGTCGATCAGGACGATGAAGGCAACGGCTCGCTGGAGCGCACACGCAAAAAAAGCTTCTATTGGTACAAGAAAGTCATTGCCTCCAATGGCGCCGATCTGGCGAATGATTAG
- a CDS encoding IS3 family transposase gives MKDHRSEFRLEKMCNTLQVSRSGYYKWLNAKASLQALRKAAVMERIRYHFDDHKKRYGSPKITRLLHQEGYTVTKRTVSVYMREMKLRSIVSKPYRVQTTDSKHSNPVAPNTLNQEFKVLKPNTVWVTDITYIPCRGGRLYLASVMDLCTREIVGWRLYNHMETSLVLDALQAAYTAKRPGEGLLHHSDRGSQYTSKEYVDQLKTYHMKSSMSRKGNCYDNACIESWHSILKKELIYCNPRFKNPEQAYDAIFQYIEFYYNRKRMHSSLGYLSPARFAKQFTKKSVA, from the coding sequence ATGAAGGACCATCGCTCCGAGTTTCGCTTGGAGAAGATGTGCAATACCCTACAGGTATCCAGGAGCGGATATTACAAGTGGCTCAATGCCAAAGCCAGTTTGCAGGCACTCCGCAAGGCAGCCGTTATGGAGCGAATCCGGTACCATTTTGACGATCATAAAAAACGGTATGGAAGTCCGAAGATCACCCGCCTGCTGCATCAGGAAGGCTATACGGTCACGAAACGCACAGTGAGTGTGTACATGCGAGAAATGAAGCTCCGCTCTATTGTATCTAAGCCATACCGTGTGCAGACGACCGATTCCAAGCATAGCAATCCCGTTGCACCAAACACACTGAACCAAGAGTTTAAGGTGCTTAAGCCCAATACCGTATGGGTCACGGACATCACGTATATCCCTTGTCGTGGAGGTCGCTTATACCTAGCTAGCGTCATGGATCTATGCACGCGAGAAATCGTAGGGTGGCGGCTGTATAACCATATGGAGACGAGCCTGGTCTTAGACGCACTGCAGGCGGCTTACACGGCGAAGCGGCCCGGCGAGGGCCTACTGCATCACTCTGACCGAGGGTCTCAATATACCTCAAAAGAATATGTCGACCAACTAAAGACATACCACATGAAATCCAGCATGAGCCGTAAAGGAAACTGCTACGATAACGCCTGCATTGAGTCTTGGCACAGTATTTTAAAGAAAGAGCTCATCTACTGTAATCCGCGCTTCAAAAACCCGGAACAGGCATATGATGCTATTTTCCAATACATTGAGTTCTATTACAATCGCAAGCGAATGCACAGCTCGCTGGGGTATCTTTCCCCCGCCCGCTTTGCTAAGCAATTCACTAAAAAATCCGTTGCGTGA
- a CDS encoding TerD family protein, with product MTLNLIKGQKCSLTKDNPLLSRIIVGMGWQNAGAGVEVDFSVFMLTPAQTVTKDEDLIFYGNPSNPNKSVAVQQSGTRTYAGLTDNTQIAVELRQVPAEYERMAFALTIYDWEKRQQTFSLLDGVYLRIINDADGTELLRYPLGSMFTVETAIVAGEIYRYNNEWKFSAVGSGYAGGLAALCRSYGIEVIHSQPPAPPAGTVDPLQQPPLILPELRSRPRPADNLPPAPPPSSPGSILLKKRGEKISLQKGAAALSEILINLNWHQNKSSGWFGSKGVDLDLGCLFELKNGIKGSVQALGESFGSLSRPPYISLDGDDRTGTIATGENLRINGRYLSEISRIVIFAFIYEGITNWSQADAVVTIRQQSGPEIEVRLDEHNNHKGMCAIAMIHNQNDETFSVERLVEYFAGHEELDQHYHWGLRWEAGSK from the coding sequence ATGACGCTCAATCTGATTAAGGGACAAAAATGCAGCTTGACGAAAGACAACCCTCTTCTTTCCCGCATTATCGTAGGGATGGGCTGGCAGAACGCCGGAGCCGGCGTTGAGGTGGATTTTTCCGTTTTTATGCTTACACCTGCGCAGACCGTCACCAAAGATGAGGACCTGATTTTTTACGGCAATCCTTCTAATCCGAATAAGTCCGTGGCTGTACAGCAATCCGGCACCCGAACCTACGCTGGACTAACTGACAATACACAGATCGCTGTTGAGCTTAGACAGGTCCCTGCAGAATATGAACGGATGGCCTTTGCGTTAACAATATATGATTGGGAAAAAAGACAGCAAACCTTCTCGTTATTAGACGGTGTGTATCTGCGGATTATCAATGATGCTGACGGGACAGAACTCCTCCGGTACCCGCTGGGCAGCATGTTCACTGTAGAAACAGCTATTGTTGCCGGAGAAATCTACAGATACAACAATGAATGGAAATTCAGCGCTGTAGGCTCAGGATATGCCGGAGGCTTAGCTGCCTTGTGCCGGAGTTACGGGATTGAGGTTATTCATTCACAGCCGCCTGCTCCACCCGCCGGTACAGTAGATCCATTGCAGCAGCCGCCGCTGATCCTGCCTGAGCTGCGCTCACGGCCTAGACCGGCGGACAATTTGCCGCCCGCTCCCCCGCCATCAAGCCCGGGTTCCATCCTGCTTAAGAAGCGCGGGGAGAAGATCAGTCTCCAGAAAGGGGCTGCGGCCCTGAGTGAGATCCTGATCAATTTGAACTGGCATCAGAACAAATCATCCGGCTGGTTCGGGAGCAAAGGCGTCGATCTTGATCTGGGTTGCCTGTTCGAGTTGAAAAATGGCATCAAAGGCTCTGTCCAGGCACTTGGCGAGTCCTTCGGAAGCTTAAGCAGACCGCCGTATATCTCCCTTGACGGAGATGACCGGACCGGTACCATAGCCACTGGTGAGAATCTGCGGATTAACGGCCGCTATCTTAGTGAAATCAGCAGGATTGTCATCTTCGCCTTCATTTATGAGGGAATCACGAACTGGTCGCAGGCTGACGCTGTTGTGACCATCCGGCAGCAGAGCGGACCGGAGATTGAAGTCCGGCTGGATGAGCATAACAATCACAAGGGAATGTGCGCAATCGCTATGATCCATAATCAGAATGATGAGACCTTCAGCGTGGAGCGGCTCGTAGAATATTTCGCCGGCCATGAGGAATTGGATCAGCATTATCACTGGGGGCTGCGGTGGGAGGCCGGGAGTAAGTAG
- a CDS encoding PTS lactose/cellobiose transporter subunit IIA, giving the protein MDYEQTIMQIIASSGEARSLSLKAVRTARTGNIEEAEEMIKNAKLSLTKAHKVQTGLIQAEGRGEKTEITLLMIHAQDHLMNALTVRELAVELIEEVKERKALEQQLKGLVN; this is encoded by the coding sequence ATGGATTATGAACAAACAATTATGCAGATTATCGCGAGCAGCGGGGAAGCCCGGAGTCTCAGCCTTAAAGCGGTACGCACCGCACGTACAGGCAATATTGAAGAAGCAGAAGAAATGATCAAGAATGCGAAGCTGAGTCTGACCAAAGCGCATAAAGTCCAAACCGGTCTGATCCAGGCCGAAGGCCGCGGCGAGAAAACAGAAATCACACTGCTGATGATTCACGCACAGGACCATTTGATGAACGCATTGACGGTTCGTGAGCTGGCTGTGGAACTGATTGAAGAAGTGAAGGAGCGCAAGGCGCTGGAACAACAATTGAAAGGTCTGGTGAACTAA
- a CDS encoding transcriptional regulator, with translation MSRFEQQYDEWLAINTENESNHRRKELLGKGLGHGTVEFLRTVWFPAIGNLDHLYPEWEVRDFSNGYRYLDLAYMPGGVKGGIEIQGYGPHARDLDVRRFKDLCRRHCLLALDGWTFLPIAYPSIVEEPKQCQQLVLSFIGKFMATDIVSTLPCLEAESLRFARRLLRAFTPSELAHHLKITDRHARRILNELVQLQLLDVASGGQQRNRTYQLRV, from the coding sequence ATGTCAAGATTTGAACAACAGTATGATGAATGGCTAGCCATCAATACGGAGAATGAAAGTAACCATAGACGAAAAGAGCTGCTGGGTAAAGGCCTTGGCCACGGAACAGTAGAGTTCCTCCGCACGGTTTGGTTTCCGGCCATCGGCAATCTGGACCATCTGTACCCGGAATGGGAAGTGCGGGATTTCAGCAACGGATACCGTTATCTGGATCTGGCCTATATGCCAGGAGGCGTGAAAGGCGGGATTGAGATTCAGGGCTATGGACCACATGCCAGGGATCTCGACGTCCGAAGATTCAAGGATCTGTGCCGCAGGCATTGTCTGCTTGCCTTGGACGGCTGGACTTTTCTGCCAATAGCGTATCCTTCCATTGTAGAGGAGCCTAAGCAATGCCAGCAGCTGGTGTTGTCTTTTATCGGCAAGTTCATGGCAACAGATATTGTCTCCACGTTACCTTGTCTGGAGGCAGAATCCCTGCGTTTCGCTAGACGTCTGCTCAGAGCATTCACCCCCTCAGAACTTGCGCATCATCTTAAAATTACCGATCGGCACGCCAGACGCATTCTGAATGAGCTGGTGCAGCTGCAGCTACTGGATGTCGCCAGCGGCGGGCAGCAGCGCAATCGGACGTATCAGCTCAGAGTGTAA
- a CDS encoding BglG family transcription antiterminator, with the protein MREYTIVNILLNRNVPVKMGELMAEVGLSERTVRDIIRSLGKTGAAHGFQVRMIRGQGYQLEVKEPEAFRIYREKGLLQSDQVDLDNKQSRQQFLLFYLLQSSSYQSMDKMAEEMGVSRSTIISDLKEVEQRLGAFRLSLARRAHYGMKIEGDEKDFRKAFSYFILQSGQTLQQTEDFHAYEREFDREQLTAYLLQVLKDKELKISDVFLNNIVTHLFILLYRVSKHNYIVPGQAVQGKPELLYQDIAGRIAKWIESHYEITLPQVEVDYLALHISGKTIMERMSDETKSQLRQGINDILQRLDKEFLTGFNKDDALQEALLLHMFPLLNRLYYNLQLGNPLVEDVYSQYANVFVISFRFAEIIEEQYGFKMSRDEAGYVALHFATHLERMQQRNLEQYKRIAVICSTGGGSAQLIRLKLEAVFPKASVITASITELKEISGRQVDLILTTVPVETDIDGKLVIHIKQLLDDQEIQRIKEILSLQMGHTQPSRKLMDFKDLFRKELFHTDGPDDYIELLQQRCCEITDYHYAAEDFPEQVLFRENKFTTIYKNGIAGPHPMRMSAIRDCISVTVLKKQLLHDGKPVQLIFLINLRPGQLFLHKEISKLLLVLMEREDSRNRLLAVNSYEQFMIEIENLL; encoded by the coding sequence ATGAGGGAATATACGATCGTCAATATTCTATTAAACAGAAATGTTCCGGTTAAGATGGGCGAATTGATGGCGGAGGTAGGGCTGTCCGAACGGACGGTCCGCGACATTATCCGATCTCTTGGCAAGACCGGTGCAGCACACGGGTTTCAAGTCAGAATGATAAGGGGCCAAGGCTATCAGCTTGAGGTCAAGGAGCCGGAGGCTTTCCGGATTTACCGGGAAAAGGGGCTGCTCCAAAGTGATCAGGTGGATCTGGACAACAAGCAGTCACGGCAGCAGTTTCTGCTTTTCTATCTCCTGCAGAGCAGCAGCTATCAGTCGATGGATAAGATGGCAGAGGAGATGGGAGTCAGCCGCTCCACCATTATCTCTGACTTGAAGGAAGTGGAGCAGCGCTTGGGTGCGTTTCGCCTAAGTCTGGCCCGCCGGGCCCATTACGGTATGAAAATTGAGGGGGACGAGAAGGATTTCCGCAAAGCGTTCTCCTATTTTATCCTGCAATCCGGCCAAACGCTCCAGCAAACCGAGGATTTCCATGCGTATGAGCGGGAGTTTGACAGGGAGCAGCTGACCGCTTATCTTTTGCAGGTGCTGAAGGACAAGGAACTGAAAATATCGGATGTGTTCCTGAATAATATTGTTACCCATCTGTTCATTCTCCTGTACCGTGTCTCCAAGCACAATTACATCGTACCCGGACAAGCGGTGCAGGGTAAGCCGGAGCTGCTGTATCAGGATATAGCAGGCAGAATTGCCAAGTGGATCGAGTCCCACTACGAGATAACGCTTCCGCAGGTCGAAGTGGATTATCTGGCGCTGCATATTTCGGGCAAAACGATTATGGAGCGTATGTCAGATGAGACCAAGTCACAGCTGCGGCAAGGGATTAACGATATTTTGCAGCGGTTGGATAAGGAATTCCTCACCGGCTTTAATAAAGATGATGCCTTGCAGGAAGCGCTGCTGCTGCATATGTTCCCGCTGCTGAACCGTCTTTACTATAATCTGCAGCTTGGAAATCCGCTTGTAGAAGATGTATACAGTCAGTATGCCAACGTGTTCGTGATCTCCTTCCGGTTCGCTGAGATTATTGAAGAGCAATACGGCTTCAAGATGTCCCGGGACGAAGCCGGGTATGTCGCGCTTCATTTCGCAACGCATCTGGAACGGATGCAGCAGCGTAATCTGGAGCAGTACAAACGGATTGCTGTGATATGCTCGACCGGCGGTGGCAGCGCACAGCTCATCCGGCTGAAGCTTGAAGCGGTATTTCCCAAGGCATCCGTAATCACGGCGTCCATTACCGAGCTTAAGGAGATCAGCGGCAGACAAGTGGATCTGATTCTGACGACAGTGCCGGTGGAGACTGATATTGACGGCAAGCTGGTCATTCATATTAAACAGCTGCTCGATGATCAGGAGATTCAGCGGATCAAAGAGATCTTATCGCTGCAGATGGGCCATACACAGCCATCCCGTAAGCTTATGGATTTCAAGGACTTGTTCCGCAAGGAGCTGTTCCATACAGACGGGCCGGATGACTACATCGAGCTGCTGCAGCAGCGCTGCTGTGAGATTACGGACTATCATTATGCGGCTGAGGATTTTCCGGAGCAGGTCCTGTTCCGGGAGAATAAATTTACAACCATCTATAAAAATGGCATCGCCGGCCCGCATCCCATGCGGATGAGCGCCATCCGCGACTGCATCAGTGTAACTGTACTGAAGAAACAGCTCCTGCATGACGGCAAGCCGGTGCAGCTGATCTTTTTGATTAACCTGCGTCCGGGGCAATTGTTCCTGCACAAAGAAATCAGCAAACTGCTGCTGGTTCTGATGGAGAGAGAAGACAGCAGAAACCGCCTGCTGGCCGTTAACAGCTATGAGCAATTTATGATAGAGATAGAGAACCTACTATAA
- a CDS encoding PTS transporter subunit EIIC, whose protein sequence is MASGAEWRVKIQKASTKIQKNNYISAISNGLMALMPILILGAIFSLINALKLEPYQNFLESTGLKTYTAIPATITTDLIALYAVFSIAYNFAVQLKQQGFSAGILALMSFLLVTPKGLLDDGATKAFGYSWLGAKGLFVAIIIALIVGKLYTFLLEKKVYIKMPKGVPPTVEKSFAALTPGFIIVFVMLILTAIFGATKYGNMHEFVFSIIQLPLTSLGGTWWAMLICIFLIHLLWFFGVHGTLVVYSVVGPIWVALGLENLDAYQRGVEGTNIIGSPFFPVYVLIGGAGATLGLIIAMLFAKSTRYKTLGRLAIIPSIIGVNEPVIFGMPLVLNVRFMIPFIVTPLVSSGLAILLTSIGVLPVLHGIQVPLGIPVLVNGWMNGGWRVSAFQLVMIVASFAIYYPFFKKADAEAFELEQQAESKTAAAAN, encoded by the coding sequence ATGGCCAGCGGCGCAGAATGGAGAGTCAAGATTCAGAAAGCCAGTACCAAGATTCAAAAAAATAATTATATCAGTGCGATCTCAAACGGCTTGATGGCGTTGATGCCGATCCTGATCCTGGGTGCAATCTTTTCCCTGATCAATGCACTGAAGCTGGAGCCTTACCAGAACTTCCTGGAAAGTACCGGCCTGAAGACATATACGGCAATTCCGGCAACAATCACAACAGATTTAATCGCTCTTTATGCGGTGTTCTCCATCGCTTACAATTTTGCGGTACAGCTTAAGCAGCAGGGATTCTCTGCCGGTATTCTGGCACTGATGAGCTTTCTGCTGGTTACTCCGAAGGGACTGCTCGATGATGGTGCCACCAAAGCCTTCGGTTACTCCTGGCTGGGAGCCAAGGGGCTGTTCGTAGCTATTATTATTGCCCTCATTGTCGGCAAGCTCTATACTTTCCTGCTGGAGAAAAAAGTGTATATCAAAATGCCAAAGGGTGTTCCGCCGACGGTTGAGAAATCCTTTGCCGCATTGACGCCCGGCTTCATTATTGTATTCGTGATGCTGATTCTGACAGCGATTTTTGGAGCAACGAAATACGGGAACATGCATGAATTTGTCTTTTCCATTATCCAATTGCCGCTGACGAGCCTTGGAGGTACGTGGTGGGCGATGCTGATCTGTATCTTCCTGATCCATCTGCTCTGGTTCTTCGGTGTTCACGGAACACTCGTGGTGTACTCTGTAGTAGGCCCTATTTGGGTAGCGCTTGGACTAGAGAATCTGGATGCTTACCAGAGAGGTGTAGAAGGCACGAATATTATCGGTTCACCGTTCTTCCCGGTCTATGTTCTGATCGGCGGTGCGGGGGCCACGCTGGGTCTGATCATTGCCATGCTGTTTGCAAAATCAACCCGGTACAAAACGCTGGGCAGACTTGCCATCATCCCTAGCATCATTGGAGTTAACGAGCCGGTTATCTTCGGAATGCCGCTGGTGCTTAACGTACGGTTCATGATCCCGTTCATTGTGACACCGCTGGTGAGCAGCGGCCTGGCAATCCTACTGACTTCGATTGGAGTTCTGCCGGTTCTGCACGGTATCCAGGTTCCGCTGGGTATTCCGGTGCTGGTGAATGGCTGGATGAACGGGGGCTGGCGTGTATCCGCATTCCAGCTGGTGATGATCGTCGCGAGCTTTGCCATCTACTATCCGTTCTTCAAAAAGGCCGATGCCGAAGCTTTCGAGCTGGAGCAGCAGGCTGAGTCTAAGACAGCAGCCGCAGCAAACTAA
- a CDS encoding GNAT family N-acetyltransferase, with product MIIKKQEFEVKGLHYVIRSAVKGDAKRLSGVRLQVDGETEHMDRIPGEAFIDEAGFERIIEADTDHPRNICLVAEAEGGIIGYSRCAGNDLKRFEHKVEFGVGVLKQYWGYGIGRNLLKASIAWADDNGITKIILSGVLETNEQAIRLYKSLGFEIEGLLKQDRILSDGKYYSTYMMARYIV from the coding sequence ATGATTATTAAGAAGCAGGAATTTGAAGTCAAGGGGCTTCATTATGTGATCCGTTCCGCGGTCAAAGGGGATGCCAAGCGGCTGTCCGGGGTAAGGCTGCAGGTGGATGGAGAGACTGAGCATATGGACCGGATTCCGGGGGAAGCTTTTATTGACGAAGCAGGGTTTGAACGGATCATCGAGGCGGATACAGACCATCCGCGGAATATATGCCTGGTTGCGGAGGCAGAGGGCGGGATTATCGGTTATTCCCGGTGTGCGGGCAATGATCTCAAGAGGTTCGAGCATAAGGTGGAATTCGGGGTAGGTGTGCTGAAGCAGTATTGGGGTTATGGCATCGGGAGAAATCTGCTCAAGGCATCCATCGCCTGGGCGGATGATAACGGCATCACCAAGATCATTCTGAGCGGTGTCCTGGAAACGAATGAGCAGGCGATCCGGCTTTACAAGAGTCTGGGCTTTGAGATTGAAGGCTTATTGAAACAGGACCGGATTCTGTCAGACGGTAAATATTACAGTACATATATGATGGCTAGATACATAGTTTAG